One Loxodonta africana isolate mLoxAfr1 chromosome 4, mLoxAfr1.hap2, whole genome shotgun sequence genomic region harbors:
- the KCTD17 gene encoding BTB/POZ domain-containing protein KCTD17 isoform X3 has protein sequence MDAGEAAPPAGAGGRAAGAWGKWVRLNVGGTVFLTTRQTLCREQKSFLSRLCQGEELQSDRDETGAYLIDRDPTYFGPILNFLRHGKLVLDKDMAEEGVLEEAEFYNIGPLIRIIKDRMEEKDYTVTQVPPKHVYRVLQCQEEELTQMVSTMSDGWRFEQLVNIGSSYNYGGEDQAEFLCVVSKELCSSPHGLSSESSRRTKSAEEQLEEQQQEEEVEEVEVAQVQVEADTQEKGSRPHPLRPEAELAMRASPWPLAHPQSRCPCCYKPEVPGCEASDHLQGLGVPI, from the exons ATGGACGCCGGGGAGGCAGCGCCGCCGGCAGGGGCGGGCGGCCGCGCGGCGGGCGCCTGGGGCAAGTGGGTGCGGCTCAACGTGGGGGGCACGGTGTTCCTGACCACGCGGCAGACGCTGTGCCGGGAGCAGAAGTCCTTCCTCAGCCGCCTGTGCCAGGGCGAGGAGCTGCAGTCGGACCGG GATGAGACCGGGGCCTACCTCATTGACCGCGACCCCACCTACTTTGGCCCCATCCTGAACTTCCTCCGGCATGGCAAGCTGGTGCTGGACAAGGACATGGCGGAGGAGG GGGTCCTGGAAGAAGCTGAGTTCTACAACATTGGCCCCCTGATCCGTATCATCAAAGACCGGATGGAGGAGAAGGACTACACTGTCACACAG GTGCCACCCAAGCACGTGTACCGTGTGCTGCAGTGCCAGGAGGAGGAGCTCACGCAGATGGTCTCCACCATGTCTGACGGCTGGCGCTTCGAGCAG CTGGTAAACATCGGCTCCTCCTATAACTACGGCGGCGAGGACCAGGCAGAGTTCCTGTGTGTGGTGTCCAAGGAGCTCTGTAGCTCCCCACATGGGCTGAGCTCCGAGTCCAGCCGCAGAACCAAG AGCgcggaggagcagctggaggagcagcagcaggaggaggaggtggaggaggtggAGGTGGCACAGGTGCAGGTGGAGGCAGATACGCAGGAGAAAG GTTCCCGTCCGCACCCTCTCAGACCTGAGGCTGAGCTTGCCATGAGGGCTTCTCCTTGGCCCCTCGCCCACCCCCAGAGCCGCTGTCCCTG CTGTTACAAGCCAGAGGTACCCGGATGTGAGGCCTCAGATCACCTCCAGGGACTTGGGGTTCCGATCTGA
- the KCTD17 gene encoding BTB/POZ domain-containing protein KCTD17 isoform X2 → MDAGEAAPPAGAGGRAAGAWGKWVRLNVGGTVFLTTRQTLCREQKSFLSRLCQGEELQSDRDETGAYLIDRDPTYFGPILNFLRHGKLVLDKDMAEEGVLEEAEFYNIGPLIRIIKDRMEEKDYTVTQVPPKHVYRVLQCQEEELTQMVSTMSDGWRFEQLVNIGSSYNYGGEDQAEFLCVVSKELCSSPHGLSSESSRRTKSAEEQLEEQQQEEEVEEVEVAQVQVEADTQEKGSRPHPLRPEAELAMRASPWPLAHPQSRCPWFVVWRSWREGGSEEGAHLWLLGLMPSFLRLFSPTHVSQPVLALGGKL, encoded by the exons ATGGACGCCGGGGAGGCAGCGCCGCCGGCAGGGGCGGGCGGCCGCGCGGCGGGCGCCTGGGGCAAGTGGGTGCGGCTCAACGTGGGGGGCACGGTGTTCCTGACCACGCGGCAGACGCTGTGCCGGGAGCAGAAGTCCTTCCTCAGCCGCCTGTGCCAGGGCGAGGAGCTGCAGTCGGACCGG GATGAGACCGGGGCCTACCTCATTGACCGCGACCCCACCTACTTTGGCCCCATCCTGAACTTCCTCCGGCATGGCAAGCTGGTGCTGGACAAGGACATGGCGGAGGAGG GGGTCCTGGAAGAAGCTGAGTTCTACAACATTGGCCCCCTGATCCGTATCATCAAAGACCGGATGGAGGAGAAGGACTACACTGTCACACAG GTGCCACCCAAGCACGTGTACCGTGTGCTGCAGTGCCAGGAGGAGGAGCTCACGCAGATGGTCTCCACCATGTCTGACGGCTGGCGCTTCGAGCAG CTGGTAAACATCGGCTCCTCCTATAACTACGGCGGCGAGGACCAGGCAGAGTTCCTGTGTGTGGTGTCCAAGGAGCTCTGTAGCTCCCCACATGGGCTGAGCTCCGAGTCCAGCCGCAGAACCAAG AGCgcggaggagcagctggaggagcagcagcaggaggaggaggtggaggaggtggAGGTGGCACAGGTGCAGGTGGAGGCAGATACGCAGGAGAAAG GTTCCCGTCCGCACCCTCTCAGACCTGAGGCTGAGCTTGCCATGAGGGCTTCTCCTTGGCCCCTCGCCCACCCCCAGAGCCGCTGTCCCTGGTTTGTAGTCTGGCGGAGCTGGAGGGAGGGCGGAAGCGAGGAGGGGGCTCATCTCTGGCTCCTTGGACTTATGCCGAGCTTTCTGCGGCTTTTCTCCCCCACCCACGTTTCTCAGCCTGTCTTGGCCTTGGGTGGGAAGCTCTGA
- the KCTD17 gene encoding BTB/POZ domain-containing protein KCTD17 isoform X1, with protein MDAGEAAPPAGAGGRAAGAWGKWVRLNVGGTVFLTTRQTLCREQKSFLSRLCQGEELQSDRDETGAYLIDRDPTYFGPILNFLRHGKLVLDKDMAEEGVLEEAEFYNIGPLIRIIKDRMEEKDYTVTQVPPKHVYRVLQCQEEELTQMVSTMSDGWRFEQLVNIGSSYNYGGEDQAEFLCVVSKELCSSPHGLSSESSRRTKSAEEQLEEQQQEEEVEEVEVAQVQVEADTQEKAQSSQDPANLFSLPPPPPPLPTGGPASSSPTSSSSWISSAPCLFPLCSCPGFLSACSRLHTGAALVSASRTLHPGSLAPHTRSFCLPPPVPLLAPTGSWPGEEGHSCTSSGPANPAGHP; from the exons ATGGACGCCGGGGAGGCAGCGCCGCCGGCAGGGGCGGGCGGCCGCGCGGCGGGCGCCTGGGGCAAGTGGGTGCGGCTCAACGTGGGGGGCACGGTGTTCCTGACCACGCGGCAGACGCTGTGCCGGGAGCAGAAGTCCTTCCTCAGCCGCCTGTGCCAGGGCGAGGAGCTGCAGTCGGACCGG GATGAGACCGGGGCCTACCTCATTGACCGCGACCCCACCTACTTTGGCCCCATCCTGAACTTCCTCCGGCATGGCAAGCTGGTGCTGGACAAGGACATGGCGGAGGAGG GGGTCCTGGAAGAAGCTGAGTTCTACAACATTGGCCCCCTGATCCGTATCATCAAAGACCGGATGGAGGAGAAGGACTACACTGTCACACAG GTGCCACCCAAGCACGTGTACCGTGTGCTGCAGTGCCAGGAGGAGGAGCTCACGCAGATGGTCTCCACCATGTCTGACGGCTGGCGCTTCGAGCAG CTGGTAAACATCGGCTCCTCCTATAACTACGGCGGCGAGGACCAGGCAGAGTTCCTGTGTGTGGTGTCCAAGGAGCTCTGTAGCTCCCCACATGGGCTGAGCTCCGAGTCCAGCCGCAGAACCAAG AGCgcggaggagcagctggaggagcagcagcaggaggaggaggtggaggaggtggAGGTGGCACAGGTGCAGGTGGAGGCAGATACGCAGGAGAAAG CCCAGTCATCTCAGGATCCCGCTAaccttttctccctcccaccaccGCCTCCTCCGCTTCCCACTGGAGGTCCTGCCTCATCTTCACccacctcttcttcctcctggatCTCATCTGCTCCCTGCCTCTTCCCTCTCTGCTCCTGTCCCGGTTTTCTCTCTGCCTGCTCACGCCTCCATACTGGGGCTGCCCTGGTCTCAGCCTCCCGCACCCTCCACCCAGGCTCCCTGGCCCCACACACCAGATCTTTCTGCCTGCCGCCTCCTGTGCCCCTTCTGGCACCTACTGGCTCCTGGCCTGGGGAGGAGGGGCATAGCTGCACCTCCTCGGGGCCTGCCAACCCCGCTGGGCACCCCTGA
- the KCTD17 gene encoding BTB/POZ domain-containing protein KCTD17 isoform X4: MAEEGVLEEAEFYNIGPLIRIIKDRMEEKDYTVTQVPPKHVYRVLQCQEEELTQMVSTMSDGWRFEQLVNIGSSYNYGGEDQAEFLCVVSKELCSSPHGLSSESSRRTKSAEEQLEEQQQEEEVEEVEVAQVQVEADTQEKAQSSQDPANLFSLPPPPPPLPTGGPASSSPTSSSSWISSAPCLFPLCSCPGFLSACSRLHTGAALVSASRTLHPGSLAPHTRSFCLPPPVPLLAPTGSWPGEEGHSCTSSGPANPAGHP, from the exons ATGGCGGAGGAGG GGGTCCTGGAAGAAGCTGAGTTCTACAACATTGGCCCCCTGATCCGTATCATCAAAGACCGGATGGAGGAGAAGGACTACACTGTCACACAG GTGCCACCCAAGCACGTGTACCGTGTGCTGCAGTGCCAGGAGGAGGAGCTCACGCAGATGGTCTCCACCATGTCTGACGGCTGGCGCTTCGAGCAG CTGGTAAACATCGGCTCCTCCTATAACTACGGCGGCGAGGACCAGGCAGAGTTCCTGTGTGTGGTGTCCAAGGAGCTCTGTAGCTCCCCACATGGGCTGAGCTCCGAGTCCAGCCGCAGAACCAAG AGCgcggaggagcagctggaggagcagcagcaggaggaggaggtggaggaggtggAGGTGGCACAGGTGCAGGTGGAGGCAGATACGCAGGAGAAAG CCCAGTCATCTCAGGATCCCGCTAaccttttctccctcccaccaccGCCTCCTCCGCTTCCCACTGGAGGTCCTGCCTCATCTTCACccacctcttcttcctcctggatCTCATCTGCTCCCTGCCTCTTCCCTCTCTGCTCCTGTCCCGGTTTTCTCTCTGCCTGCTCACGCCTCCATACTGGGGCTGCCCTGGTCTCAGCCTCCCGCACCCTCCACCCAGGCTCCCTGGCCCCACACACCAGATCTTTCTGCCTGCCGCCTCCTGTGCCCCTTCTGGCACCTACTGGCTCCTGGCCTGGGGAGGAGGGGCATAGCTGCACCTCCTCGGGGCCTGCCAACCCCGCTGGGCACCCCTGA
- the KCTD17 gene encoding BTB/POZ domain-containing protein KCTD17 isoform X5 yields the protein MEEKDYTVTQVPPKHVYRVLQCQEEELTQMVSTMSDGWRFEQLVNIGSSYNYGGEDQAEFLCVVSKELCSSPHGLSSESSRRTKSAEEQLEEQQQEEEVEEVEVAQVQVEADTQEKAQSSQDPANLFSLPPPPPPLPTGGPASSSPTSSSSWISSAPCLFPLCSCPGFLSACSRLHTGAALVSASRTLHPGSLAPHTRSFCLPPPVPLLAPTGSWPGEEGHSCTSSGPANPAGHP from the exons ATGGAGGAGAAGGACTACACTGTCACACAG GTGCCACCCAAGCACGTGTACCGTGTGCTGCAGTGCCAGGAGGAGGAGCTCACGCAGATGGTCTCCACCATGTCTGACGGCTGGCGCTTCGAGCAG CTGGTAAACATCGGCTCCTCCTATAACTACGGCGGCGAGGACCAGGCAGAGTTCCTGTGTGTGGTGTCCAAGGAGCTCTGTAGCTCCCCACATGGGCTGAGCTCCGAGTCCAGCCGCAGAACCAAG AGCgcggaggagcagctggaggagcagcagcaggaggaggaggtggaggaggtggAGGTGGCACAGGTGCAGGTGGAGGCAGATACGCAGGAGAAAG CCCAGTCATCTCAGGATCCCGCTAaccttttctccctcccaccaccGCCTCCTCCGCTTCCCACTGGAGGTCCTGCCTCATCTTCACccacctcttcttcctcctggatCTCATCTGCTCCCTGCCTCTTCCCTCTCTGCTCCTGTCCCGGTTTTCTCTCTGCCTGCTCACGCCTCCATACTGGGGCTGCCCTGGTCTCAGCCTCCCGCACCCTCCACCCAGGCTCCCTGGCCCCACACACCAGATCTTTCTGCCTGCCGCCTCCTGTGCCCCTTCTGGCACCTACTGGCTCCTGGCCTGGGGAGGAGGGGCATAGCTGCACCTCCTCGGGGCCTGCCAACCCCGCTGGGCACCCCTGA